A window of the Streptomyces luomodiensis genome harbors these coding sequences:
- a CDS encoding pyridoxal phosphate-dependent decarboxylase family protein, whose translation MSFLAQTAEDPSPEPIPGAADGRAHLFNDRTAERYRRSVTDGVGLVASTVARVERPFTGITPAELAPEISAIDLDRPLGDPDAALRELESVYLKDAVYFHHPRYLAHLNCPVVIPALLGEAVLSAVNSSLDTWDQSAGGTLIERRLIDWTAERIGLGEAADGIFTSGGTQSNLQAMLLARDEACTLVEKEATAAGRTIAKSAILPRLRILTSQASHFSIQKAAAILGLGYEAVIPVPCDQDRRMRTVALAHELDRCRREGLIVMAVVATAGTTDFGSIDPLPEIAELCARHGAWLHVDAAYGCGLLVSPTRRGLLDGIERADSVTVDYHKSFFQPVSSSAVLVRDRATLSHATYHADYLNPERSVRNLIPNQVDKSIQTTRRFDALKLWLTLRIMGADAVGALFDEVVDRAAEAWALLDTDPRYEVVTQPQLSTLVFRYVPPSDGPCDPDLVDRANLHAREALAASGAAVVAGTVVDGRHHLKFTLLNPETSVSDIRHVLDLLAEHAGQYLALHIEPELSRPRHSRAS comes from the coding sequence GTGAGTTTCCTCGCGCAGACCGCTGAGGACCCGTCGCCGGAGCCGATACCCGGGGCGGCGGATGGCAGGGCCCACCTCTTCAACGACCGTACGGCGGAGCGTTATCGGCGCTCCGTGACCGACGGCGTCGGCCTGGTGGCCTCCACCGTCGCCCGAGTCGAGCGCCCCTTCACCGGTATCACCCCCGCCGAGCTGGCCCCCGAGATCTCCGCTATCGACCTGGACCGGCCGCTGGGCGATCCGGACGCCGCGCTGAGGGAGCTGGAGAGCGTCTACCTCAAGGACGCCGTCTACTTCCACCATCCGCGCTATCTCGCCCACCTCAACTGCCCCGTGGTGATCCCCGCGCTGCTGGGCGAGGCGGTCCTGTCCGCCGTCAACTCCTCCCTGGACACCTGGGACCAGAGCGCCGGCGGCACCCTGATCGAGCGCCGGCTGATCGACTGGACCGCCGAGCGGATCGGGCTCGGCGAGGCCGCGGACGGCATCTTCACCAGCGGTGGCACCCAGTCCAATCTCCAGGCCATGCTGCTCGCCCGCGACGAGGCGTGCACGCTGGTGGAGAAGGAGGCCACCGCGGCCGGCCGGACGATCGCCAAATCCGCGATCCTGCCGCGGCTGCGCATCCTCACCTCCCAGGCCAGCCACTTCTCCATCCAGAAGGCCGCCGCCATCCTGGGGCTCGGCTACGAGGCCGTCATCCCGGTCCCCTGCGACCAGGACCGCCGGATGCGGACCGTCGCCCTCGCCCATGAGCTGGACCGCTGCCGTCGCGAGGGCCTGATCGTCATGGCCGTGGTGGCCACCGCCGGCACCACCGACTTCGGCTCCATCGACCCGCTGCCCGAGATCGCCGAGCTGTGCGCCCGGCACGGTGCCTGGCTGCACGTGGACGCCGCGTACGGCTGCGGGCTGCTGGTCTCCCCGACCCGCCGCGGGCTGCTCGACGGCATCGAGCGCGCCGACTCGGTGACCGTGGACTACCACAAGTCCTTCTTCCAGCCGGTCAGCTCCAGCGCCGTCCTGGTCCGCGACCGCGCCACGCTCAGCCACGCCACGTACCACGCCGACTACCTCAACCCCGAGCGCAGCGTCCGGAACCTCATCCCCAACCAGGTCGACAAGTCCATCCAGACCACCCGCCGCTTCGACGCGCTCAAGCTGTGGCTGACGCTGCGGATCATGGGCGCGGACGCCGTCGGGGCGCTCTTCGACGAGGTGGTGGACCGGGCCGCCGAGGCATGGGCGCTGCTGGACACCGATCCGCGCTACGAGGTCGTCACCCAGCCCCAGCTGTCCACGCTCGTCTTCCGCTACGTCCCGCCGTCCGACGGGCCCTGCGACCCGGACCTCGTCGACCGCGCCAATCTGCACGCCCGCGAGGCGCTGGCCGCCTCCGGTGCGGCGGTCGTCGCCGGAACGGTCGTCGACGGCCGTCACCATCTGAAATTCACCCTGCTCAACCCGGAGACCTCGGTCAGCGACATCCGTCACGTCCTCGATCTCCTCGCCGAGCACGCGGGTCAGTACCTGGCCCTGCACATCGAGCCCGAGCTCAGCCGCCCCCGCCACTCGCGCGCCAGCTGA
- a CDS encoding siderophore-interacting protein, translating into MTTATIAAPTTTPTTAVPYRFFDARVVRTRSLGPSMARITFGGGCLKDFVSGGRDQRIKLFLPHPGQTAPVVPVEAGESWFPVWRAMDPAVRGIMRSYTVRGQRRDPDEIDVDFALHHDGGPAARWAARAEAGDRVTLLGPVVEDNGGIDFRPPPGTDWVLISGDETALPAIAGILEWLPAGLPAKVWLEVQHAQDIQELRTAANAEITWLVRNTVSPGTPRSAPLVDAVRATGLPSGTPYAWIAGEAGTVKEMRRHLVRERGFDRKAVTFTGYWRLGACEEQLVEEAVSGARPKAED; encoded by the coding sequence ATGACCACCGCCACCATCGCAGCCCCCACCACCACGCCCACCACCGCCGTTCCGTACCGCTTCTTCGACGCGCGGGTCGTACGCACCCGCTCGCTCGGGCCGTCCATGGCGCGGATCACCTTCGGCGGCGGCTGTCTCAAGGACTTCGTCAGCGGAGGCCGCGACCAGCGCATCAAACTCTTCCTGCCGCACCCGGGCCAGACCGCCCCGGTGGTGCCGGTCGAGGCCGGGGAGAGCTGGTTCCCCGTCTGGCGGGCGATGGACCCGGCCGTACGCGGCATCATGCGCTCGTACACCGTGCGCGGGCAGCGCCGCGACCCGGACGAGATCGACGTGGACTTCGCGCTGCACCACGACGGCGGCCCGGCCGCCCGCTGGGCCGCGCGCGCCGAGGCCGGCGACCGCGTCACCCTGCTGGGCCCGGTCGTGGAGGACAACGGCGGCATCGACTTCCGGCCACCGCCCGGCACCGACTGGGTGCTGATCAGCGGCGACGAGACCGCGCTGCCCGCCATCGCGGGCATCCTCGAATGGCTGCCGGCCGGCCTGCCCGCCAAGGTGTGGCTCGAGGTCCAGCACGCCCAGGACATCCAGGAGCTGCGCACCGCGGCGAACGCCGAGATCACCTGGCTGGTCCGGAACACCGTCAGCCCCGGCACCCCGCGTTCCGCCCCGCTCGTGGACGCCGTACGCGCCACCGGACTGCCCTCCGGCACGCCGTACGCCTGGATCGCGGGCGAGGCCGGAACCGTCAAGGAGATGCGCCGCCATCTGGTGCGCGAACGCGGCTTCGACCGCAAGGCCGTGACCTTCACCGGCTACTGGCGCCTGGGCGCCTGTGAGGAACAGCTTGTCGAGGAAGCCGTATCGGGCGCCCGCCCGAAGGCCGAAGACTGA
- a CDS encoding ABC transporter substrate-binding protein yields the protein MRQARALPLSRRGLLTAGGAIGLGALLTACGDDKGSGSGSDDGGGSWSFTDDRKKKISLDGRPQHIVAYIGAAAALYDFGVEKQITGVFGPTTLKNGKPDVQAGDFPVDQATSLGNTWGQFNVEKYASLNPDLLITNMYDPGALFYLPDDSKEKILQLAPSLAIKTGRISMLEPIKRYAELAEALGADPKAKKVTAAKARFEKAAETLRKTVKSHKIKVMACSASADLFYVSDPKINTDLIYFSELGVDFVVPDNTDKGGYFESLSWENADKYDADVLFLDNRTATLQPKDLTAKPTWSKLPAVKADQITPWSSEPRFSYAGAAPLVESLTKAIQDAKKVS from the coding sequence ATGCGCCAGGCCAGAGCCCTCCCCCTCTCCCGCCGCGGTCTGCTCACCGCGGGGGGTGCCATCGGACTCGGAGCCCTGCTCACCGCCTGCGGCGACGACAAGGGCTCGGGCTCCGGGAGCGATGACGGCGGCGGCTCCTGGTCCTTCACCGATGACCGCAAGAAGAAGATCAGCCTCGACGGCCGCCCCCAGCACATCGTCGCCTACATCGGCGCGGCGGCCGCCCTCTACGACTTCGGCGTCGAGAAGCAGATCACCGGCGTCTTCGGGCCGACCACGCTGAAGAACGGCAAGCCGGACGTCCAGGCGGGCGACTTCCCCGTCGACCAGGCGACCTCCCTCGGCAACACCTGGGGCCAGTTCAACGTCGAGAAGTACGCCTCGCTCAACCCCGATCTGCTGATCACCAACATGTACGACCCGGGTGCGCTCTTCTACCTCCCGGACGACAGCAAGGAGAAGATCCTCCAGCTGGCCCCCAGCCTCGCCATCAAAACCGGCCGGATCTCCATGCTCGAGCCCATCAAGCGCTACGCCGAACTGGCCGAGGCGCTCGGCGCCGACCCGAAGGCCAAGAAGGTCACCGCCGCCAAGGCACGGTTCGAGAAGGCGGCGGAGACGCTGCGCAAAACCGTCAAGTCGCACAAGATCAAGGTCATGGCCTGCTCCGCCAGCGCCGACCTCTTCTACGTCTCCGACCCGAAGATCAACACCGACCTGATCTACTTCAGCGAGCTGGGCGTCGACTTCGTCGTCCCCGACAACACCGACAAGGGCGGCTACTTCGAGAGCCTCAGCTGGGAGAACGCCGACAAGTACGACGCCGATGTGCTCTTCCTCGACAACCGTACGGCGACCCTCCAGCCCAAGGACCTGACCGCCAAACCGACCTGGTCCAAGCTCCCGGCGGTCAAGGCCGACCAGATCACCCCCTGGAGCAGCGAGCCGCGCTTCTCGTACGCCGGTGCCGCCCCCCTCGTCGAGTCCCTCACCAAGGCCATCCAGGACGCCAAGAAGGTCAGCTGA
- a CDS encoding PDR/VanB family oxidoreductase, translated as MKPGGEYADTLVVARRDEVASDVVALTLRHPTGRELPAWEPGAHLDLILDTGLTRQYSLCGDPADRASWRIAVLRAPAGRGGSARVHDTLAEGTEVRVRGPRNHFALRPAARYLFIAGGIGITPLLPMTAAAEAAGADWTLLYGGRTRASMAFADQLAARHGDKVRLVPQDEEGLLDLAPYLTARSGPGTLVYCCGPEPLLQAAEEACRDWPDGALRTERFQPSPRTDAETEPAGGAFELVLTRSGLTLTVQPERSVLRTVEAAGVPVLYSCEEGTCGTCETDVVEGEVDHRDSVLTDEERATGETMMICVSRCRGSRLVLDL; from the coding sequence ATGAAGCCCGGCGGCGAATACGCGGACACCCTGGTGGTGGCCCGTAGGGACGAGGTGGCGTCGGACGTGGTGGCGCTCACGCTGCGCCATCCGACGGGCCGTGAACTCCCCGCCTGGGAGCCCGGCGCCCATCTCGACCTCATCCTCGACACGGGCCTGACCCGGCAGTACTCGCTGTGCGGCGACCCAGCCGACCGCGCCTCCTGGCGGATCGCGGTGCTCCGCGCACCCGCCGGGCGCGGCGGCTCCGCCCGGGTGCACGACACCCTCGCCGAGGGGACCGAGGTGCGGGTGCGCGGGCCGCGCAACCACTTCGCGCTGCGTCCGGCGGCCCGCTATCTGTTCATCGCGGGCGGCATCGGGATCACGCCGCTGCTCCCCATGACGGCCGCCGCCGAGGCCGCGGGCGCCGACTGGACGCTGCTGTACGGCGGGCGCACCCGCGCCTCGATGGCCTTCGCGGACCAGCTCGCCGCCCGCCACGGCGACAAGGTGCGCCTGGTGCCGCAGGACGAGGAGGGGCTGCTGGACCTCGCGCCGTATCTCACCGCCCGGTCCGGCCCCGGCACCCTCGTCTACTGCTGCGGTCCCGAACCGCTGCTCCAGGCCGCCGAGGAGGCGTGCCGCGACTGGCCGGACGGCGCCCTGCGCACCGAGCGCTTCCAGCCCTCCCCCCGTACCGACGCGGAGACCGAACCGGCGGGCGGCGCGTTCGAGTTGGTGCTCACCCGCTCCGGACTGACCCTCACCGTGCAGCCGGAGCGCAGCGTGCTGCGCACGGTCGAGGCGGCGGGGGTGCCGGTTTTGTACTCCTGCGAGGAGGGCACGTGTGGAACCTGTGAGACCGATGTCGTCGAAGGGGAGGTGGACCACCGGGACTCGGTGCTCACCGATGAGGAACGCGCTACGGGCGAGACGATGATGATCTGCGTCTCCCGCTGCCGCGGCTCCCGACTGGTGCTGGACCTATGA